In Trifolium pratense cultivar HEN17-A07 linkage group LG7, ARS_RC_1.1, whole genome shotgun sequence, a genomic segment contains:
- the LOC123895941 gene encoding agamous-like MADS-box protein AGL62 — MAFEGNNAAKKENTRKRKIDEIKKADFSKRKLGLFNKVTELSILCKAKTALIIRSSNNELDACGYPDCDAVVQQFLAGKVITEDYDKKKKEEVVEIQRLEYETIVDKLMELKEEEKNLEAINDEAEKSGYGIPDWWNGSIDDMSLESLQEFKNSLETLKLNLRLNLDAKKLM, encoded by the coding sequence ATGGCTTTTGAGGGGAACAACGctgcaaaaaaagaaaacacacgGAAGAGAAAGATTGATGAAATCAAGAAAGCCGACTTTTCAAAACGCAAACTCGGACTCTTCAACAAAGTAACAGAGCTCTCTATCTTATGCAAAGCAAAAACTGCACTCATCATCAGATCGTCCAACAACGAGCTGGATGCATGTGGCTATCCCGATTGTGACGCTGTTGTTCAACAGTTTCTAGCCGGAAAGGTCATCACGGAGGACTAtgacaaaaagaagaaagaggAGGTTGTGGAAATCCAAAGGCTTGAATATGAGACAATCGTAGATAAACTTATGGAACTCAAGGAAGAGGAGAAAAATTTGGAAGCTATCAATGATGAGGCAGAGAAGAGTGGTTATGGTATTCCTGATTGGTGGAATGGTTCTATTGATGATATGAGTTTAGAATCTCTTCAGGAATTTAAAAATTCTTTGGAAACATTGAAGCTTAATTTGAGACTTAATTTAGATGCAAAGAAGTTAATGTAG
- the LOC123896767 gene encoding protein WHAT'S THIS FACTOR 1 homolog, chloroplastic-like, translating to MLRRQVPFIISKPPHITIMSTIRQKSSGGRRPKKKIYNRVPELDRVMELRKKPSMILELKTLIQSQPKNNPLFLRDLEKNVGFVRKWDFMGLIEKHPTIFRVTGAPPFVNLTDKAQRVARDEAQAQILMEPILVNNLRKMLMLCVDCRIPLETVEFVGPELGLPCDFKESLIEKYPQFFSIRRFNGRDCVYLEDWDSTLAVTAREARLAQEGIVNMTPNNDKRKVKISKDGNYAGPFAFKVNFPAGFRPNVNFLEQFERWQKLEFPSPYLNARRFDAADPKTRKRTVAVLHELLSLTLERRMTSAHLDAFHAECFLPSQLLLCLIKHHGIFYLTNKGVRSTVFLKDAYVGSNLVDKCPLLQFNDKFVALCGRGNVDLCDSKSSLQAVV from the exons ATGCTTCGCCGTCAAGTTCCGTTCATCATCTCAAAACCGCCGCACATCACAATCATGTCAACCATCCGCCAAAAATCAAGCGGCGGAAGAAGAccgaagaaaaaaatatacaacaGAGTCCCTGAACTTGACAGAGTAATGGAGCTTCGCAAGAAACCATCAATGATTCTCGAACTCAAAACCCTAATCCAATCCCAACCCAAAAACAATCCTCTCTTCCTCCGTGACCTCGAGAAGAACGTTGGCTTTGTTCGTAAATGGGACTTCATGGGCCTCATTGAGAAACACCCAACCATTTTCCGCGTAACCGGAGCTCCACCTTTTGTTAACCTAACTGATAAGGCCCAACGAGTGGCCCGTGATGAAGCCCAGGCCCAAATTTTGATGGAGCCTATTTTGGTTAATAATCTTAGGAAGATGCTTATGCTTTGTGTTGACTGTAGGATTCCACTTGAAACGGTTGAGTTTGTTGGGCCTGAATTGGGTTTGCCTTGTGATTTTAAGGAAAGCTTGATTGAGAAGtaccctcaattcttttctattAGGCGTTTCAATGGAAGGGATTGTGTTTATTTGGAGGATTGGGATTCTACTTTGGCTGTTACTGCTAGAGAAGCTAG GTTGGCACAAGAAGGAATTGTGAACATGACGCCAAACAACGATAAGAGAAAGGTgaagatttcaaaagatggcAACTATGCCGGTCCATTTGCATTCAAAGTGAACTTTCCTGCTGGTTTTAGGCCAAATGTTAATTTCCTTGAGCAGTTCGAGAGGTGGCAGAAATTGGAGTTTCCTTCTCCTTATTTGAATGCAAGGAGGTTTGATGCTGCAGATCCCAAAACTCGAAAACGGACTGTGGCTGTGCTTCACGAGCTCCTCAGCTTGACACTGGAGAGGAGGATGACATCTGCACACCTGGATGCATTTCATGCAGAGTGTTTTTTGCCGTCGCAATTGCTTCTTTGCTTAATAAAGCATCATGGGATATTTTACCTCACAAATAAAGGTGTAAGGAGTACGGTTTTCCTCAAGGACGCGTATGTTGGTTCCAACTTGGTAGATAAGTGTCCTTTATTGCAATTTAATGATAAATTTGTTGCACTCTGTGGTAGAGGAAATGTTGATTTGTGTGACAGCAAGAGTTCGTTACAAGCTGTTGTTTAG